A stretch of the Agelaius phoeniceus isolate bAgePho1 chromosome 1, bAgePho1.hap1, whole genome shotgun sequence genome encodes the following:
- the OSGIN2 gene encoding oxidative stress-induced growth inhibitor 2, whose product MPVWCCRCSLAGHFRTYSGTESEGQLLNSFVQYFGDSLGRKIKRMPLIEETVLPGDSLLTLPVVIIGNGPSGICLSYLLSGYRPYLSPEAIHPNPILHTKLEEARHLSIVDQDLEYLSEGLEGRSSNPVAVLFDTLLHPDADFGYDYPPVLHWKLEQHNYIPHIVLGKGPPGGAWHSMEGSMLTISFGDWMELPGLSFKEWAASKRRNIKSDRVMPEEIACYYKHYVKVMGLQKNFRDNVYITSVSRLYREKDDEGRSHQNEDISTQHLEMEDGQKSLHKRNWEVRGYQRATDGSHVPFCLFAENVALATGTFDSPGRLQVEGEDFPFVLHSMSDFGAAISKGKLRGKADPVLIVGAGLTAADAVLCAYNNNIPVVHVFRRRVTDTSLIFKQLPKKLYPEYHKVYHMMCTQSHTMDSNQHSAYTSFPEHNVLSFKPEMKCVLQSASGLKKILKFSVALVLIGSHPNLFFLKDQGHSIGHHSNQPITCKGNPIEIDPYTYECTKEANLFALGPLVGDNFVRFLKGGALGIARCLAIRQKKKHELIESGDGGGEGVP is encoded by the exons ATGCCCGTGTGGTGCTGCCGCTGCTCCCTGGCCGGTCACTTCag AACTTACAGCGGCACTGAAAGCGAAGGACAGCTTTTGAATTCCTTTGTTCAGTACTTTGGTGACAGCCTTGGGAGGAAGATTAAAAGAATGCCTTTAATTGAAGAAACTGTTCTGCCTGGGGACTCCCTTCTTACCCTGCCTGTAGTAATAATAG gaAATGGACCTTCAGGAATTTGCCTTTCTTACCTGCTCTCTGGGTACAGGCCATATTTGTCTCCTGAAGCTATACACCCAAACCCCATTCTGCATACAAAATTAGAAGAAGCTCGACATCTTTCCATTGTTGACCAA GATCTGGAGTACCTGTCAGAAGGCCTGGAAGGACGCTCCTCAAACCCAGTTGCAGTGCTTTTTGATACCTTGCTTCACCCGGACGCTGACTTTGGCTATGACTACCCGCCTGTTCTGCACTGGAAGTTGGAACAGCATAATTACATTCCCCACATAGTGCTTGGAAAAGGGCCACCTGGCGGGGCCTGGCAT TCCATGGAGGGCTCCATGCTAACCATCAGTTTTGGAGACTGGATGGAATTGCCTGGCCTCAGCTTTAAGGAGTGGGCAGCTAGCAAACGCAG aaatataAAGAGTGATCGAGTAATGCCAGAGGAAATAGCTTGTTATTATAAACACTATGTAAAAGTCATGGGCCTCCAAAAGAATTTTAGAGACAATGTTTACATAACATCAGTGTCCAGGCTTTACCGAGAAAAGGATGATGAAGGTAGGAGTCACCAAAATGAAGATATTTCAACACAGCATTTGGAAATGGAAGATGGACAGAAATCACTTCATAAGAGAAACTGGGAAGTCAGAGGTTATCAGCGAGCAACAGATGGCTCTCATGTGCCCTTCTGCCTCTTTGCTGAGAATGTGGCTCTTGCAACTGGAACCTTTGATTCTCCTGGCCGACTGCAAGTTGAAGGAGAAGACTTTCCTTTTGTCCTCCATTCCATGTCTGACTTCGGAGCCGCAATCAGCAAAGGAAAGTTACGTGGGAAGGCAGACCCTGTGTTGATTGTGGGTGCTGGACTAACAGCAGCTGATGCAGTACTATGTGCCTATAACAACAACATCCCCGTGGTCCATGTGTTTCGTAGAAGAGTTACCGATACAAGCCTAATTTTCAAACAGTTACCTAAAAAGCTTTACCCTGAATACCATAAGGTCTATCACATGATGTGTACTCAGTCTCATACCATGGACTCTAACCAACATTCTGCTTACACTAGTTTCCCTGAACACAATGTACTTTCCTTCAAGCCTGAGATGAAATGTGTTCTTCAGAGTGCCTCCGGACTGAAGAAAATTTTGAAGTTTTCTGTAGCCTTAGTTCTGATAGGTTCTCACCcaaatcttttctttttaaaggacCAAGGACATAGCATAGGTCATCACTCTAATCAGCCCATCACATGCAAGGGGAATCCTATAGAGATTGATCCGTACACTTACGAATGCACTAAAGAAGCCAACCTCTTTGCTTTAGGGCCTCTGGTGGGAGACAACTTTGTACGGTTTTTAAAAGGAGGTGCACTGGGCATTGCACGATGCTTGGCAATAAGACAAAAGAAGAAACATGAATTGATTGAAAGTGGGGATGGAGGAGGTGAGGGGGTACCATAA